The sequence ATTCTGGTTTGTTCAGTTTTTAGGTTACATTCATCTGTGATATCACACCCTGAAATTAACAGTATTATTTCTTTTTCTGGGTTTGGAATAGAAGTTATCAGGATCTTATACCATTTTTCATGATAAGTTTCTGATTGAAAATGAATGATTTGGATTGAATGTGATTTATTTCCTTCAATTATTTTTTTAAACTCTTCCTGAATGCCTGAAAATGGATGATTTTTTTGAAATAATGGTTTTATTGTACTATATTGTGATATTGCATGTTTTGAACTAAAAATTTCTAAAAATTTTTTATTTGTAGCGAGAATTTGGAAATTAGAGTCTGTAATACATGCTGGTCCGGGAAGATTTTGTATTAAAGGGTAATAAATCGACTTTGAAAAAAATGATCCATTCTGTAATGGTGGGATCATATCATCCTTCCTTTGAATCTTATCCATCGATATTTCATATCAAACTCTTATGGTATAAGTTACTATTCCGATGATGGTAAATGATACAACGGAGAATCATTATGGCATATCTTCATGAAACCTGATGTTTCTTCTCATTCTTTAACAAATCCAGTTATTGTTACCGTAGAATTATCACGGATTCTCCTTCCAGATGAAGAATACATTCTTTCAAGATTAAATAAACAGTTTAAGCCTCATGAAATCTCTCTCAATTTTTCTGCTCAAAGTCTGATAGCGTTTCTATATACTTTAGATCCTGGTAAATATGAAAAAGCTATTCAGGATTACATGGATAAGACGAATTTATGTCAATTATATTCTGATGGCCTGGAAAATCCTTTTGAAATCCTTATGAGTAAAATCCTTTCAATTGGAAGTTATGGGATACGATATCGAAAGCGGGTGTATGCAGGATATGCTTCAGAAAGGAAAGTAGCAGGAAGAAAAGAAAAAGAAAATGAGCGGGGTGCTTATTTTTATATTGAGGGCAATACTTTTCATCAAGAAGTAAATGAATTGCCAAAACAGTATCAGAACCAGATACTTTGTGGCGATAGTGAAAAAATTCTTAAGAATCTTCCTGATAATTGTATCGACCTCATTATTACATCTCCACCTTATAATTTTGGATTAGATTATGCCTCATCAGGTGATAGTGCTCACTGGGAGGAATATCTTGAAAAATTATACCGCGTATTTTCAGAAGGAATCAGAGTATTAAAATTCGGTGGCAGGTTTATTGTGAATGTTCAGCCACTCTTCTCAGATTACATTCCTCTTCACCATCTTATCTCCTCATTTTTTATGAACCAGAAAATGATCTGGAAAGGGGAGATTTTATGGGAAAAAAATAATTACAATTGTAAATACACCTCCTGGGGGAGTTGGAAAAGCCCGAGTAGTCCATATTTGAAATATACGTGGGAATTTATTGAAATTTTCTGTAAAGGGTCACTTAAAAAAACCGGAAAAAGTGAAAATGCCGATATAACCGATGAGGAGTTTAAATCCTGGGTGGTAGCCAAATGGTCCATCGGGCCTGAGAGGCGGATGAAAGAATACAATCATCCGGCAATGTTTCCAGAGGAATTAGTGAACCGATGTCTGAAACTATTCAGCTATAAAGATGACATAATCCTTGATCCGTTTAATGGGGCTGGTACTACAACTGCAGTGGCAGCAAGAACCGGACGACGATATCTGGGCATTGATATTTCTTCAGAATATTGCTTAAAAGCTGAGGAACGAATAGATGTTTTTCAAAATAAACCAAAAAATCTAGAAAACAAGGAAAAAATAAAAAAGAGATTTGAAAAATCATTTACTTCCGAACCAGAACCTGTAATGCCACGGCGGAGAGGACGCCCGCGAAAAGTAACGAAAGAGAAAGAGATGATTTCTCAGCCCTCACTGGATCACTATTACTCTGATTCAACATAAGCCCTTTTTGTGCAAATTCGTAATTTGATAATGCATCTTCATTTTCAGGATCTATGAGAAGTGCCTGGGATGATGCATTCAATTCCTCACCGTACTGTCCAAGACCTCCATGTGCAGTTCCTTTTATGATCCAGGTTTCGATGAGTGAGGGATCAATGGCAAGAGCATGATCTGCAACTTGGATTGCTTTTTTATACTGTCCTGTTTCCAGATAAAGGGAAGCTTTTGCTGTAAGTACATAGACATTACCTGGATGTGTTTTTTCAGCTTCATTCAAAATTATTTCTGCTTGTGAATGTCTCCCGGTTTGGGAATAGAGGCTAGCTTTTGTTACCTGAGCCAGATAGAAATCCGGCTGAATCTCGAGAGACTTGTTAATTAATATTAAAGCTTCATCGATGGATCCTTCTGAAGCGGCGTCAACTGCCTGGTTATAGTAGGAAATTGCATCAACTACGGGCCCCTCCAATCCTGCAATTACTGAGGAGGTGAGAAATCCTGTGAAGATGATAGTAGAAAAAAGAAAAATTGCTTGCGCTTTTTGAATCCTATTTTTCATAGTACATTCTCGGTTTTATTTTCTTAAGGTATTGTCGGATAATTATCAATTTTTTCTTAATACTGGATAAAATAAAGACAAGACAATACGAGCATGTTATATGTTAGCATGGCACAATGATCGATGAATGTTTGGTTTACCAACTGAGACGATCATAATAGTAGGTGGAGCAGTTATTCTTTGTACTATTCTTCTTTTCCTTTGGGGGCTTTTTTTCAGAGGTGAAGCATAATGGCTGATGGAGTAACCATTGCAATTGTTACCATCTATTGTCTTGCGATGGTCGGGATAGGAGCATGGGCATCTAAGAAGATTAAAAATACAGAAGATTATCTGGTTGCTGGGAGATCTTTAGGTTTCTGGGTGTTTGTTCTCCTTATGATAGGAACCGTTTGTTCGGGAATGTCCCTTCTCGGTGTATCTGGGTTAGGCTACAAATTTGGATGGCCCACCATATGGGAACAAATTTTCGTACCCCTATCAATTGCGTTCTGTATCATGTTCTTTGGAGTTAAACTCCATGCAATTACCAGGACAACAGGATATATCACGGTGCAGGATTATCTTGCTCACCGATTTGAAAGTCCGACAACTCTTCGGTCTCTTTCAGCTGTTGCCGGAATTATTGTTTCAATGATTTATCTGGTAGGTCAGTATACTGCAATTGCAATTGTATTGATGTGGCTTTTTGAGATTCCGCTCTGGCTTGCTCTTATTATTGCCACCCTGGTGGTCACTATTTATACAACAATAGGAGGATTGTATGCTGTAGCATGGGCTGCACTTATTCAATCTCTTATCCTGATTATCGGAGTCGTCATCATGTCACCGATTATCATATTTTATGCAGGTGGATTTACTCATGTGAATGAATTTATGGCTTCGGTGAATCCTTCCCTTGTTCAACCATGGATGGCTGAAGGCATGGTCTTTACTCCGGCATACCTGGTTTCTTTTGGTGTCCTTCTTATTGTGGGTCTGGCTTGTGCCCCACATGTCATCAATAATGTACTTGCTGTAAAAGATGCCAGACTCTTTGCGTGGGCACCTCTCCTTGGTTTCCTTATTTATGGGGCGGTAATGTTTCTTTTAAAATTCGCCGGTTTTGCAGGGATTGCTCTTGTCCAGGAGGGAGTATTTACACTGCCGAGTGTTCCAAATGCTCAGGATTTTGTGATATTGTACGGCATTCAGAATGCGATTCCCCATATTGCCTTATGGTCAATTTTTGCGGTCATCGTATTAGCAGCGGTCATGTCTACTACAGATCGGTTAATGCTTACAATTGGCGGTATGTTTTCCTGGGATATTTATAAAAAGATCATCTGTAAAGATGCTTCTGACAAACAGGTCCTGTTAGTCAGCAAAATAGTCGTTATTCTCTCGGCTCTTATTACAATGGTGATAGCACTGAATCCGCCGGAAATGCTGGCCTTTTTAATCTGGATGGGGATTGGTGTTATGCTCTCAACCTTTGCGGTTCCATTGTTAGCAGGATTATACTGGCGTCGTGCAACGAGAATGGGGGCAATTGTGAGTATGGCTTCTGGTCTTATATCAGCTGGTGTCTTTGGAGCGTACTATCAATATGTATCACCATTACCACTTCACTTTAGTTTTTATGCAGTCATTGTTTCCTTAATTGCAATGATAATTGTTAGCCTGGTGACCAAACCGGTCAGTGAAAAGGTTTTGGATGAAACTAAAACTGGTTGGTACATTCGTTGTCCATAATCACTTTTAAAAAATTTTTCTTTTAATCATTTTCTATCACCCATTCCATGTTTCATTGGGAAGCATTAACAGAAAGATCAGATGAACGTATAAGAGAGATATGGAGCACCCGTCTAAAACTTCGATCATAAAAGCTGCGGGGTTGGTATTCGGAGATATTGGTACAAGTCCGATTTATACTCTTGCAGTGTTGTTTCTTTTCCTCCCACCAACTCATGCGAATATCATGGGTGCTGTATCATTGATATTCTGGACTTTGATCATCATGGTAACTGTCCAGTATACGTTTCTTGCAATGCGTTTGTCAGAAACCGGTGAAGGGGGAACATTAGTCTTAAAAGGGATACTTCTTCCTCTATTAAAAAAACCTCGTGGGGTAGCAATATTTACTTTACTCGCCACGCTTGGAATTTCACTTATGATAGGTGAATGTGTTATCACCCCTGCCATTTCAATTCTTTCAGCGGTGGAAGGTGTTAGACAGATACCGGGATTTGAACTCATATCCCAGGACTGGCTCATATTCTTTGCCATCATTATCGCTCTTGGATTGTTTTTATTTCAAAAAAGAGGGACAGAAGGGGTTTCTAGAACATTTGGCCCGATAATGGTATTGTGGTTTGTCACGTTGTTTGTTTCCGGACTAGTATCTGTGCTATTCAGTCCGGAGATTCTGGCTGCCATAAATCCGGTGTATGCAATTCAGTTCTTTTCACATAATGGCATTTTAGGTTTTTTTTCACTTTCTATGATTGTTTTGTGTGCTACTGGCGCTGAAGCATTGTTTGCTGATATGGGTCATCTTGGACGCGAACCCATACAATATGCCTGGGGTTTTGTCTTTGTAGCTGTGTTCTTCTCCTACCTAGGACAAGCAGCATTCTTGCTCAGAAATACTGATGTATCAAATCCTCTTTTTGAGATGATATTTTCAGAATCCCATCTCCTATACATACCCTTTTTGATATTGATGATAGTGGCGACTGTCATTGCATCACAAGCCGTCATAAGTGGTATATTTTCAATTATCTACCAGGCTATTACAACACATCTTCTTCCGATGCTTCCGGTTGATTATACGTCAGATGAACTTAGAACACAAATTTACATTAATACTGTGAATTGGCTTCTCTGTATTGCAGTAATCTTCGTACTTCTGATTTTCCAGTACTCAGACCGGCTTGCAAGTGCATATGGTCTTGCGGTTACTGGAACTATGTCCATCACCGGATCATTTATGATTGCCATCTTCCTGCAAAGACGCAAATATTTCTACATGAGTATTGCGATGTTGGTTACTCTGGTAGATATTTCCTATTTCTTATCGACAGTATCCAAAATTACTCACGGCGGCTACTTATCTCTGGTCATTGCAGCTATACCATTTTCAATTGTCATTATTTACACTGCCGGACAACGGGCACTATACCGGTCCATGAAGCCGATGGGTCATGATCAGTTCATCAAAAAATACACCCGTGCATATAAAACTGCACGCCATCTTCGGGGAACTGCACTGTTCTTTGCACGATCACTCGACCAGGTTCCGGCATATATCTCCCGGACGATGTTTAATAATGAGATAATCTATGAAGAGAATGTGATTATTTCTCTGGATATTAAAGATGAGCCATATGGATTTTCATGGCATTTTGACAAAACAATAGAGCCCGGTCTTTCACATCTTTCTATTAGTTACGGATATATGCAGATTATAGATTTGATGCGGATTATCCGTGAAGCTGGTATTGAAGAGAAGACTATCTTTTATGGAATGGAAGAGATTGTTACGAGGAACATTATCTGGAAGATATTCAGTGCCATAAAAAGACTTTGCCCCTCATTTGTACAATATTACCGGTTACCTTCCCATAAAGTTCATGGAGTAATTACCCGGGTTGAACTCTGATGGTCTGCACGCATCACCATCTATTACTTTTTTCTCAGTAATTTTTCCAGGTTTGCCATATCAGGAATTAGACATTGTTTTTTAAAGATTTTTATGTATGAATAAAGAACGGAATAAGTATAAAATCTTACAAAAATCAGTATGGAAACGGATAATTTATTACTGGTTATGCCGAGATATGGTATCGAGGTGAATTGTCTATGTGCACCGTTGGCGGACCTGTTGATATCGACTTTGATGAAGGATTAAAACCGAAAAATTACAAGTGTAAAGACTGTGGTGGCAGCTTTAGTACAATCGGCAAAAATGTCCGCTGCCCAACCTGTGGGTCGGATAACTGCGTTCCAGCATGATTGCTCCTCTTTATGATGGTTATCTCTGTATTCGATCCGAGCAGTCCTTTCTTCTGATTGGAAGGGTTCTCTCCCCCTTTCATCTTTTCATTGAAACAATCGATGATGAATATTGTCAGTATCTTGAAGAAGGAGATTTGGTTGTGGTTTCTGCTCCGGAAGGAGGAGAGGTTATGCAGGCGATGATTCTTCTTGAACTCATCAGGGAGTATCATGCTCCCCTTGTCGTTCTTCCCAAAGGTCATCCTGGTAGCAAACGGCTCTCTATGGTTGTGTCTGCTGGAGATCATATTGAATTAAATTGTTCAATTCAACGAGGTACTCACCCTGAACAACATCTTCTCTGTGGATCGGAAGAGATGGCCGGGTTAGTTCTGAAACGATATGAAAAAGGAGTTGAGATTAAGGGAGGAGACAATCTTTCTATCCAGTCATTTGACCGGATGATTATTGCTCCTCTTCCCTAACCGGTTCTTCACTTTTGAATATATTAGTAAAACCTTCAGTGATACTTTTATTTTTTCTTTTCTGATTGTAGACCACGATGCTGGTATGGATATAAATAATCCCAATAATCAGGAGTAAATCAATTACTCCGACTAGGGCCGCCGGGAGATTAAATCCTAAATGTGAAAGGATATATGCATCTATCATGGGAATCATCAGGATCCCCACAAGGAAACAGAGTATCCCCGTTATTACAACCATTGCATCGTTAAAATTCATTTGTTGAGCTCTTATCTGAAATATGGGTAATTGTTATTATTAAAGGGTGACGAAAGATTCTGCTTCATAACAAAATGACACATATCAGGGATCAAATTATAGAAACGGACTGATATACAATATTATTCTCTTTTTTAGAAACTGATTAGGAAAAGAGACTATGCAAACAACACAGGAAAAGCTTGCTAAATCACTGACGGCTGATACAATTGAACTGATTCCATATCTCCCATATCTATTGCAAGATATTTGGGAATTAGGCTCATCACCCAGGATCATTGCTGATTTAATTAAAAAGCATATAATAACATCCAGCGAAACGAAGGTGCTTGATTTGGCTTGTGGAAAGGGTGCCATAAGTATCCAGATTGCTCAAATCTTCGGTTGTCATGTAAAAAGCTTTGATATAATCCCTGATTTTATTGAATATGCAAAAACAAAATCCTTGCAGTATCATGTAGAAAAACTGTGTGAATTTATCGTTGGAGATATAAACGATGCTGTTTATGTCGAAACTGACTTTGATATTGTAATATTTGGCGCAGCAGGTGATATATTTGGGAATCCAGAAGAAACCATTCTCCTATTGAAAAGAACAATAAAAAATGGAGGATATATCATTATCGATGATGTTTATGGAAATGTCGAATTTAATAGAAAATATCCAACTAGAAAGGAATGGTTTCATGTTTTTCAAAATACTGGTGTAAAACTTCTTGAAGACCGGTTGTCCGAAATTGAGGAAATAAAACGAATAAATGATAAGCAACAATTAGTTATCAAACAAAGGGCGAGTGAATTAATAAAAAAATATCCAGATAAAGCAGATCTGTTCAAAAGTTATGTAAAAAGTCAACAAATTGAGTGTAATGAATTGGAGTATGAATTAACAGGGGTTACGATGCTTTTGAGATGGGCCGTTGATTCTGATTAACCATGGGATAAGGTATGAATCTGTAAAAAATGGTGTGTATTTAGAACATGGTTTTTTAGTTTGTAATTTGATGTATCGGTAGATATTTGTGGATATAAATAAAATTTCAATTGTGAAGGGATATCATGGACGGATGTTATTCATATCGGGAAATTGATCTGAGTGATCCTCGTATAGATCTAAATCGTGTTCGGTCTTTGAATGATTTTTGGGGTGTCATAATTACGAAAGAAGGTAAAATCAAAATCCCTGTTTGTTCATA comes from Methanospirillum hungatei and encodes:
- a CDS encoding DNA-methyltransferase, whose translation is MKPDVSSHSLTNPVIVTVELSRILLPDEEYILSRLNKQFKPHEISLNFSAQSLIAFLYTLDPGKYEKAIQDYMDKTNLCQLYSDGLENPFEILMSKILSIGSYGIRYRKRVYAGYASERKVAGRKEKENERGAYFYIEGNTFHQEVNELPKQYQNQILCGDSEKILKNLPDNCIDLIITSPPYNFGLDYASSGDSAHWEEYLEKLYRVFSEGIRVLKFGGRFIVNVQPLFSDYIPLHHLISSFFMNQKMIWKGEILWEKNNYNCKYTSWGSWKSPSSPYLKYTWEFIEIFCKGSLKKTGKSENADITDEEFKSWVVAKWSIGPERRMKEYNHPAMFPEELVNRCLKLFSYKDDIILDPFNGAGTTTAVAARTGRRYLGIDISSEYCLKAEERIDVFQNKPKNLENKEKIKKRFEKSFTSEPEPVMPRRRGRPRKVTKEKEMISQPSLDHYYSDST
- a CDS encoding tetratricopeptide repeat protein, giving the protein MKNRIQKAQAIFLFSTIIFTGFLTSSVIAGLEGPVVDAISYYNQAVDAASEGSIDEALILINKSLEIQPDFYLAQVTKASLYSQTGRHSQAEIILNEAEKTHPGNVYVLTAKASLYLETGQYKKAIQVADHALAIDPSLIETWIIKGTAHGGLGQYGEELNASSQALLIDPENEDALSNYEFAQKGLMLNQSNSDPVRAEKSSLSLSLLFAGVLSAVALQVLVRK
- a CDS encoding sodium:solute symporter family protein, whose translation is MADGVTIAIVTIYCLAMVGIGAWASKKIKNTEDYLVAGRSLGFWVFVLLMIGTVCSGMSLLGVSGLGYKFGWPTIWEQIFVPLSIAFCIMFFGVKLHAITRTTGYITVQDYLAHRFESPTTLRSLSAVAGIIVSMIYLVGQYTAIAIVLMWLFEIPLWLALIIATLVVTIYTTIGGLYAVAWAALIQSLILIIGVVIMSPIIIFYAGGFTHVNEFMASVNPSLVQPWMAEGMVFTPAYLVSFGVLLIVGLACAPHVINNVLAVKDARLFAWAPLLGFLIYGAVMFLLKFAGFAGIALVQEGVFTLPSVPNAQDFVILYGIQNAIPHIALWSIFAVIVLAAVMSTTDRLMLTIGGMFSWDIYKKIICKDASDKQVLLVSKIVVILSALITMVIALNPPEMLAFLIWMGIGVMLSTFAVPLLAGLYWRRATRMGAIVSMASGLISAGVFGAYYQYVSPLPLHFSFYAVIVSLIAMIIVSLVTKPVSEKVLDETKTGWYIRCP
- a CDS encoding KUP/HAK/KT family potassium transporter, whose amino-acid sequence is MEHPSKTSIIKAAGLVFGDIGTSPIYTLAVLFLFLPPTHANIMGAVSLIFWTLIIMVTVQYTFLAMRLSETGEGGTLVLKGILLPLLKKPRGVAIFTLLATLGISLMIGECVITPAISILSAVEGVRQIPGFELISQDWLIFFAIIIALGLFLFQKRGTEGVSRTFGPIMVLWFVTLFVSGLVSVLFSPEILAAINPVYAIQFFSHNGILGFFSLSMIVLCATGAEALFADMGHLGREPIQYAWGFVFVAVFFSYLGQAAFLLRNTDVSNPLFEMIFSESHLLYIPFLILMIVATVIASQAVISGIFSIIYQAITTHLLPMLPVDYTSDELRTQIYINTVNWLLCIAVIFVLLIFQYSDRLASAYGLAVTGTMSITGSFMIAIFLQRRKYFYMSIAMLVTLVDISYFLSTVSKITHGGYLSLVIAAIPFSIVIIYTAGQRALYRSMKPMGHDQFIKKYTRAYKTARHLRGTALFFARSLDQVPAYISRTMFNNEIIYEENVIISLDIKDEPYGFSWHFDKTIEPGLSHLSISYGYMQIIDLMRIIREAGIEEKTIFYGMEEIVTRNIIWKIFSAIKRLCPSFVQYYRLPSHKVHGVITRVEL
- a CDS encoding hydrogenase maturation nickel metallochaperone HypA, with protein sequence MCTVGGPVDIDFDEGLKPKNYKCKDCGGSFSTIGKNVRCPTCGSDNCVPA
- a CDS encoding alpha/beta hydrolase produces the protein MIAPLYDGYLCIRSEQSFLLIGRVLSPFHLFIETIDDEYCQYLEEGDLVVVSAPEGGEVMQAMILLELIREYHAPLVVLPKGHPGSKRLSMVVSAGDHIELNCSIQRGTHPEQHLLCGSEEMAGLVLKRYEKGVEIKGGDNLSIQSFDRMIIAPLP
- a CDS encoding class I SAM-dependent methyltransferase, with translation MQTTQEKLAKSLTADTIELIPYLPYLLQDIWELGSSPRIIADLIKKHIITSSETKVLDLACGKGAISIQIAQIFGCHVKSFDIIPDFIEYAKTKSLQYHVEKLCEFIVGDINDAVYVETDFDIVIFGAAGDIFGNPEETILLLKRTIKNGGYIIIDDVYGNVEFNRKYPTRKEWFHVFQNTGVKLLEDRLSEIEEIKRINDKQQLVIKQRASELIKKYPDKADLFKSYVKSQQIECNELEYELTGVTMLLRWAVDSD